One window of Myripristis murdjan chromosome 8, fMyrMur1.1, whole genome shotgun sequence genomic DNA carries:
- the ndel1b gene encoding nuclear distribution protein nudE-like 1-B, with the protein MDTEMIPKFSSNDEEIDYWKSLALKYKKSYHDAQEELQEFQEGSRELEAELETQLGQAEHRLRDLQAENQRLKNEVDNLKEKLEQQYAQSYKQISVLEDDLGQTRSIKEQLHKYVRELEQANDDLERAKRATIVSLEDFEGRLNQAIERNAFLESELDEKESLLVSVQRLKDEARDLRQELAVRERTTDRMSAPSSPTLDTDKMDSAVQASLSLPATPVGKSIEHPFISPKALTNGCGSSSLTPSARISALNIVGDLLRKVGALESKLAACRNFAKDQAARKNYSAANGTLINSNATKFSHSLHTTYFDKTTVNGLDPSSLTSMASSRAVSPPGMLPLSV; encoded by the exons ATGGACACAGAGATGATTCCCAAGTTTTCTTCAAATGATGAGGAAATCGATTACTGGAAGTCTTTAGCCCTCAAATATAAGAAAAG CTACCATGATgcccaggaggagctgcaggagttTCAGGAAGGGAGTCGGGAGCTGGAGGCTGAGTTAGAGACGCAGCTCGGCCAGGCCGAACATCGGCTCCGAGATCTGCAAGCTGAGAACCAGAGACTGAAGAATGAGGTGGACAATCTCAAG gAGAAGCTGGAGCAGCAGTATGCCCAGAGTTATAAGCAGATCTCTGTGCTAGAGGATGACTTGGGCCAGACACGCAGCATCAAGGAGCAGCTCCATAAATACGTCCGGGAGCTTGAGCAGGCCAACGACGACCTGGAAAGAGCCAAGAG AGCAACAATCGTGTCTCTGGAGGACTTTGAGGGCCGGTTGAACCAAGCCATTGAGAGAAATGCCTTTCTGGAGAGTGAGCTGGATGAGAAGGAGTCTCTTTTGGTATCTGTGCAGCGGCTTAAGGATGAAGCACGAG ACTTGAGGCAGGAGCTGGCAGTACGGGAGAGGACTACAGACAGGATGTCAGCACCCAGCTCACCCACTTTAGACACTGATAAGATGGACTCAGCGGTACAGGCCTCTTTATCCCTCCCAGCCACACCTGTTGGGAAGAGCATAGAACATCCTTTCATCAGCCCAAAAG CTTTGACCAATGGCTGTGGCAGCTCTTCCCTTACTCCCTCTGCTAGAATCTCTGCTCTTAACATTGTTGGTGACCTCCTCAGGAAGGTTGGG GCTTTGGAGTCCAAGCTAGCTGCCTGTAGGAACTTTGCCAAAGACCAGGCAGCAAGAAAAAACTACTCTGCAGCCAACGGCACTCTCATTAACAGCAATGCCACCAAGTTCTCCCACTCACTACACACCACTTACTTTGACAAAAC GACTGTTAACGGACTGGACCCCAGCTCCTTGACCTCCATGGCATCATCCAGAGCAGTGTCTCCACCAGGCATGCTGCCTCTCAGTGTGTGA
- the LOC115363149 gene encoding acyl-CoA synthetase family member 2, mitochondrial-like — translation MVRVTMNNKKIHENAMSLHVDGPPLIPTVTSSYVHGTSSLSLLPWTVGQSLEKAVDRWPDREAVVFVQDGIRKTFAEFHQDVDKAAAGLLAVGLKRGDRLGIWGPNIYEWMLFQFASAKAGIIMVSVNPAYQLKEVEYTLKKVQCKAVLCPTSFKTQRYCDMLREICPEIDSAASGMIKSSRLPDLRMVIVTDSRQPGMLHVDDVMQAGESHHTKELMDLQTKLSCDDPINIQFTSGTTGNPKGATLSHHNIVNNAYFTGLRIGYGWRPQVRVCIPAPLHHAFGTVLGGICTAVHGITLIFPSVGYDSRASLETIQKEKCNILYGTPTMYIDMLNQADLHKFDLSSLEAGIIGGSPCPADLVKKIITDMKMKEIMVGYGTTENSPVTFLGFPRDNEELKTSTVGCVMNHTEAKVVDTFTGETVPLGVSGELLTRGYCVMLEYWEEPEKTREVISKDRWYRTGDMANLDHFGYCRIVGRIKDMIIRGGENIYPAEIEQFLYTHPKIQEVEVIGVKDERFGEQVCACVKLKEGQTSSVDEIRAYCKGQISHFKIPHYVIFVDSYPLTFSGKIQKVKLREQMEKKLGL, via the exons GTCACTCCATGTGGATGGTCCTCCTCTTATTCCCACAGTGACCAGCAGCTATGTCCATggcacctcctccctctccctgcttcCCTGGACTGTCGGCCAGAGCCTGGAGAAAGCAGTCGACCGCTGGCCTGACCGAGAAGCTGTGGTCTTCGTACAGGATGGCATTCGGAAAACGTTTGCTGAGTTTCATCAGGAT GTTGACAAGGCGGCTGCAGGTCTGCTGGCTGTGGGGTTGAAGAGAGGTGATCGACTGGGAATTTGGGGACCCAACATATATGAATGGATGCTCTTCCAGTTTGCTTCAGCCAAGGCTGGCATTATAATG GTGTCAGTGAACCCAGCCTATCAGCTGAAGGAGGTGGAATACACTCTAAAGAAG GTGCAGTGTAAAGCAGTGCTCTGCCCCACCAGCTTTAAAACCCAGAGGTACTGTGACATGCTGAGAGAGATCTGTCCAGAAATAGATTCAGCAGCATCAGGCATGATCAAGAGCTCCAG GCTGCCAGACCTGCGCATGGTGATTGTGACAGATAGCAGACAGCCAGGGATGCTCCATGTGGACGATGTGATGCAGGCGGGGGAGAGTCACCACACTAAAGAGCTGATGGATCTGCAGACCAAGTTGTCCTGCGATGACCCCATCAACATTCAGTTCACATCG GGGACCACAGGGAATCCAAAGGGAGCTACTCTTTCTCACCACAATATCGTCAATAATGCCTACTTTACTGGTCTCCGAATCGGATATGGATGGAGA CCTCAGGTGAGAGTGTGTATCCCTGCTCCCTTGCACCATGCCTTTGGCACCGTTCTTGGAGGAATATGTACGGCGGTGCATGGCATCACACTGATCTTCCCGTCCGTGGGTTATGATAGCCGTGCCAGCCTGGAGACCATTCAGAAAGAAAA GTGCAATATACTTTATGGCACTCCCACAATGTACATCGACATGCTAAACCAAGCAGATCTCCACAAGTTCGACTTGTCTTCACTGGAAGCTG GAATCATAGGAGGATCTCCATGCCCTGCAGACCTTGTCAAGAAAATCATaacagatatgaaaatgaaagagataATG GTAGGGTATGGAACCACAGAGAACAGCCCTGTGACGTTTCTGGGTTTCCCACGAGACAACGAGGAACTCAAAACCAGCACTGTTGGATGCGTCATGAACCACACTGAG GCTAAAGTGGTGGACACCTTTACTGGGGAGACTGTCCCTCTTGGGGTCTCAGGTGAGCTGTTGACCAGAGGCTACTGTGTGATGCTGGAGTACTGGGAGGAGCCTGAGAAAACTAGAGAGGTCATCTCCAAAGACCGCTGGTATAGGACCGG AGACATGGCCAACCTGGACCACTTTGGATACTGCCGCATTGTTGGACGCATAAAGGACATGATCATCCGAGGAGGGGAGAACATCTACCCTGCTGAGATAGAGCAGTTTCTTTATACACACCCCAAAAtacaggaggtggag GTGATTGGAGTGAAAGATGAGAGGTTTGGAGAGcaggtgtgtgcctgtgtcaaGCTGAAGGAGGGGCAAACCTCCAGTGTGGACGAAATAAGAGCTTATTGCAAAGGCCAG ATTTCTCACTTCAAGATCCCACACTATGTGATATTTGTGGATAGTTATCCTCTGACTTTCTCTGGAAAG ATCCAGAAGGTCAAACTGCGAGAGCAAATGGAGAAGAAATTGGGGCTTTAA